One Roseimaritima multifibrata DNA window includes the following coding sequences:
- a CDS encoding efflux RND transporter permease subunit, whose translation MIPSVRLTWLLLVAGTVIAVLGLWRLDYQDNPRDLYLRAGPESDLLEQMYESFGSDDNTVMVMVQAKQPIFSGDLIKEMKPVVDRLQELPEIEEVNSLFSLRRQRVPILLVDPDRNSPQQLAEMERLALQHPLARGLLLSEDGHSTILLIRLAGKSLNIAHMQEALENIEQLVTPLRKLPGIQLFIGGPPTIRVESLARIRVEQFKFSIIGGLSSLCIAIFIFRQWQAIGLGMLGPTIGVVWTMGAMGWMDQRIDGIKIIIPSLLFVIGFTDSVHLVMGLGRLQTKAKKRLSSREAAYRTLKELGGACLMTSLTTAAGFGSLMLSGTTSVQRFGFCCAIGAMLLFLAVVLTFWALAASPFGAAVINAKPFAKPPGLRRRQPTWLRAIRRILRFPKTTVAVSIIACLVMGATCVRLEPNIFWTESIAKGSPTMRSVEELDRHFGGTAYGAVLVRWPAEANVASPQVINAMAATHKVIREESRFGVPLSIANVLASADFLPGGYADRWAALQRRPEFKKQARRLVVDEEGDDLPGEAVIYFLTADVGANALKQTLEKVNRSLQNIETETGVSLTLGGTPVVAGNVFTNMIQELAISLAVASVLVFVIISIPLRSLTLGLASLLPNAFPLLVAGFAIYWTTGYLTLTNTLTFCLCLGIAVDDTIHFLKQYRDSRLEGHSIERSVLISLRRVGRVLLLSSLILVVGMAGMLASETPPLRIFAMLAMLAILTALIGDLIILPAILLCTANRRKKT comes from the coding sequence TTGATTCCATCTGTCCGATTGACTTGGTTACTTCTCGTCGCCGGGACCGTGATTGCGGTCCTCGGTCTTTGGCGATTGGATTACCAAGACAATCCTCGAGACCTCTATCTAAGAGCAGGCCCAGAGAGCGATCTACTTGAACAGATGTATGAGTCGTTTGGATCGGACGACAACACCGTCATGGTGATGGTTCAAGCCAAGCAACCAATTTTCTCGGGCGACCTGATAAAAGAGATGAAACCGGTCGTCGATCGGCTGCAGGAACTGCCCGAAATCGAAGAGGTTAACAGCCTATTCAGTCTTCGCCGCCAACGTGTTCCGATTCTTCTGGTCGATCCAGATCGCAACAGCCCTCAGCAGCTGGCGGAAATGGAGCGTCTGGCCTTACAGCACCCACTTGCCCGCGGCCTGCTGCTGTCCGAAGACGGGCACTCGACCATCCTGCTGATTCGCTTAGCCGGAAAATCACTAAACATTGCCCACATGCAAGAAGCACTGGAGAACATTGAACAGTTAGTGACTCCACTGCGCAAATTGCCGGGTATTCAATTGTTCATTGGAGGGCCGCCGACCATTCGAGTCGAAAGCCTTGCCCGGATCCGAGTCGAGCAATTCAAGTTTTCCATCATTGGTGGCCTGTCGTCGCTATGCATTGCGATTTTCATTTTTCGCCAATGGCAGGCGATCGGTTTGGGAATGCTTGGCCCTACGATAGGAGTCGTCTGGACGATGGGGGCGATGGGCTGGATGGATCAACGAATCGATGGAATCAAAATCATCATCCCATCGCTATTGTTTGTCATCGGGTTCACCGATTCGGTTCACTTGGTGATGGGACTGGGACGCTTGCAGACCAAAGCAAAAAAGAGGCTCTCTTCGCGTGAAGCGGCATACCGCACCCTGAAGGAACTGGGCGGTGCGTGTTTAATGACTTCGTTAACGACCGCTGCCGGTTTCGGATCGCTGATGCTTTCAGGAACGACCAGCGTTCAGCGTTTTGGCTTCTGCTGTGCAATCGGTGCGATGTTGCTGTTCCTGGCGGTCGTACTGACCTTCTGGGCGCTTGCAGCCAGCCCTTTTGGAGCGGCGGTAATCAACGCCAAACCGTTTGCCAAGCCTCCGGGCCTCCGCCGCCGTCAACCGACTTGGCTGCGTGCGATTCGACGAATACTACGATTTCCCAAAACAACCGTGGCGGTATCGATCATCGCCTGCCTAGTAATGGGAGCGACATGCGTTCGCTTAGAACCCAATATTTTCTGGACCGAAAGTATTGCCAAAGGAAGTCCCACGATGCGATCCGTCGAAGAACTGGATCGTCATTTTGGAGGGACCGCGTACGGCGCCGTATTGGTTCGCTGGCCTGCCGAAGCCAACGTGGCTTCACCTCAGGTCATCAATGCCATGGCAGCAACACATAAGGTGATTCGCGAGGAATCGCGTTTTGGGGTCCCCTTATCCATTGCCAACGTTTTGGCGAGTGCCGATTTTTTACCGGGCGGATACGCAGACCGCTGGGCCGCATTACAACGTCGTCCGGAATTCAAGAAACAAGCGAGACGATTGGTCGTCGACGAAGAGGGCGACGACCTTCCGGGGGAAGCCGTGATCTACTTCTTAACGGCCGACGTAGGAGCCAACGCCCTGAAACAGACGCTGGAAAAAGTCAACCGCTCGCTACAGAACATCGAAACGGAAACCGGAGTCTCCCTGACCCTAGGTGGGACCCCGGTGGTCGCAGGAAACGTTTTCACGAACATGATCCAGGAATTGGCGATCAGTTTGGCGGTCGCATCCGTGCTGGTTTTTGTGATCATTTCGATCCCGCTCCGTTCCCTGACACTGGGACTGGCCAGCCTACTTCCCAACGCGTTTCCGCTGCTGGTCGCCGGGTTTGCGATCTACTGGACCACTGGCTACCTGACGTTGACCAACACCTTGACGTTCTGTTTGTGCTTGGGAATCGCTGTCGACGATACCATTCATTTCCTCAAACAGTACCGTGACAGTCGCCTGGAAGGGCACTCCATCGAACGAAGTGTCCTGATCAGTTTACGGCGAGTCGGACGCGTCCTTTTACTTTCGTCATTGATCCTGGTCGTGGGGATGGCAGGAATGCTTGCCAGCGAGACCCCGCCGCTCAGAATTTTTGCAATGCTGGCGATGTTGGCGATTCTGACCGCGTTGATAGGTGATTTGATCATCCTGCCAGCGATCTTGCTATGCACCGCAAACCGCCGAAAAAAAACCTAA
- the gluQRS gene encoding tRNA glutamyl-Q(34) synthetase GluQRS, whose product MPISNQVVGRLAPSPTGAQHLGNARTYLLAWLAARSAGGRVILRIEDIDSPRVKPWATEQAMDDLRWLGLDWDEGPDIGGPHGPYIQTTKANRYQVVLQELVAAGKAYPCVCSRQDIATAASAPHPNTDTATQHDHEGPVYPGTCAAWQIGDPLPPQGSYCWRYRATDRIREFVDLVHGRQQLNVAKELGDFPLTRKTGEAAYQLAVVIDDIEMTINQVVRGDDLIASTFRQLDLFEALHAPPPQFAHVPLVLGPDGRRLAKRHGDTRLSQYREAGIDPRQIIGWAAASSGLIEKPVCSRPDELIDSFCFERLDRQATHINDAIFRDS is encoded by the coding sequence ATGCCGATTTCTAATCAGGTAGTTGGTCGTTTGGCTCCTTCGCCCACAGGAGCTCAGCATTTGGGAAACGCAAGAACTTACCTGCTTGCCTGGTTGGCGGCTCGTAGTGCTGGTGGACGGGTGATCCTGCGGATCGAAGATATCGATTCGCCGCGCGTGAAACCGTGGGCAACCGAACAGGCCATGGATGACCTTCGCTGGTTGGGACTGGACTGGGACGAAGGCCCCGACATCGGTGGCCCCCACGGACCCTACATCCAAACGACCAAAGCGAACCGTTATCAAGTGGTCCTGCAGGAATTAGTCGCCGCAGGAAAAGCCTACCCCTGCGTCTGTTCAAGGCAGGACATCGCGACGGCAGCCAGCGCTCCACACCCCAACACAGACACCGCGACGCAGCACGATCATGAGGGCCCCGTCTATCCTGGGACCTGTGCCGCTTGGCAGATCGGCGATCCACTGCCTCCCCAAGGCAGTTATTGCTGGCGATACCGAGCGACCGACCGGATTCGAGAATTTGTCGATTTGGTCCATGGGCGTCAACAACTGAACGTGGCGAAAGAACTTGGCGATTTCCCGTTAACGCGAAAGACCGGCGAAGCAGCGTATCAACTGGCGGTGGTTATCGATGACATCGAAATGACGATCAATCAAGTCGTCCGAGGCGACGATTTGATCGCCAGCACTTTTCGGCAGTTGGACCTGTTCGAAGCCCTCCATGCACCGCCCCCTCAATTTGCTCATGTGCCACTGGTCCTCGGCCCCGATGGCCGGCGATTAGCGAAACGGCATGGGGACACACGACTAAGTCAGTACCGAGAAGCCGGGATCGATCCACGCCAAATCATCGGCTGGGCGGCGGCATCGTCCGGTTTAATCGAAAAGCCGGTTTGCTCACGTCCCGACGAACTGATCGACAGCTTTTGTTTTGAACGGCTTGATCGACAAGCGACTCATATTAACGACGCAATCTTTCGGGATTCCTAG
- the asnS gene encoding asparagine--tRNA ligase, which translates to MQSDQWLLIREARQEASVGKTVEVRAWVRTRRDSKAGFSFIELNDGSCFGNLQIVAQGELDNYSSEVQKLSAGCSVVVEGKIEASPAKGQATELHATSVRVLGWCDSETYPLQKKRHTFEKLREWAHLRARTNTFGAVARVRNQICDSIHSFFQENDFYYTHTPIITASDCEGAGEMFRVTTLDLERMAKSGKAVNYEYDFFDKPTFLTVSGQLEGETYATALGRIYTFGPTFRAENSNTSRHLAEFWMVEPEAAFFDLQDNMRLAEAFLKRVFTDCLHQCDEDMDFFEQRIQPGVIEQLKSVIDRPFAHMTYTEAVKVLENCDAKFDYPVSWGTDLQAEHERYLTEQHVGGPLILTDYPSSIKPFYMRVSDDGKTVAAMDVLVPGVGEIIGGSQREERLDVLQRRMTEAELDMSHYDWYVDLRRYGTVPHAGFGLGLERAVQYVTGMANIRDVIPFPRTPGNADF; encoded by the coding sequence ATGCAAAGCGATCAATGGTTGTTAATCCGGGAAGCCCGACAGGAAGCAAGTGTCGGGAAAACCGTCGAGGTTCGTGCCTGGGTGCGAACCCGCCGAGATTCCAAAGCGGGATTCAGTTTTATCGAACTGAATGACGGAAGCTGTTTTGGCAACCTACAGATCGTTGCTCAGGGAGAACTAGACAACTACAGCAGTGAGGTTCAAAAACTGTCCGCGGGCTGTAGCGTCGTTGTTGAAGGGAAGATCGAAGCCTCACCGGCGAAGGGACAAGCGACCGAACTGCACGCCACTTCGGTTCGCGTCCTGGGCTGGTGCGATAGTGAAACCTACCCACTGCAAAAGAAACGTCACACGTTTGAAAAACTACGTGAGTGGGCTCATCTGCGAGCACGCACGAACACATTTGGTGCGGTCGCTCGAGTCCGCAATCAAATCTGTGATTCGATCCATAGTTTCTTTCAGGAAAACGATTTCTACTACACCCACACCCCGATCATCACGGCCAGTGATTGTGAAGGGGCCGGCGAAATGTTCCGAGTCACAACACTCGACCTGGAACGCATGGCAAAATCGGGCAAAGCGGTTAACTACGAATATGATTTCTTCGACAAACCAACTTTCCTAACCGTCAGCGGACAACTGGAAGGCGAAACGTATGCGACCGCATTAGGCCGAATCTATACCTTTGGACCAACCTTTCGCGCCGAAAACAGCAACACCAGTCGCCATCTAGCTGAATTCTGGATGGTCGAACCGGAAGCTGCTTTTTTTGACCTGCAGGATAACATGCGGCTTGCAGAAGCCTTCCTGAAACGGGTCTTTACCGACTGCTTGCATCAATGTGACGAAGACATGGATTTCTTCGAGCAACGCATTCAGCCGGGAGTCATCGAGCAGTTGAAATCAGTGATCGACAGGCCTTTCGCCCACATGACTTACACCGAGGCGGTCAAGGTTCTGGAAAATTGCGATGCGAAATTCGATTACCCGGTCTCCTGGGGAACCGACCTGCAAGCCGAACACGAACGCTACTTGACGGAACAACACGTCGGCGGCCCGCTGATCTTGACGGACTATCCCAGTAGCATCAAACCGTTCTACATGCGGGTTAGCGACGACGGCAAAACCGTTGCCGCAATGGATGTCCTGGTTCCCGGCGTTGGTGAAATCATCGGCGGCAGTCAACGTGAAGAACGATTGGATGTCCTGCAGCGCCGCATGACCGAAGCGGAACTGGATATGTCCCACTACGACTGGTACGTCGACCTCCGACGATATGGCACGGTACCCCATGCCGGTTTTGGTCTGGGACTGGAACGCGCCGTTCAGTATGTGACCGGAATGGCCAACATCCGCGACGTCATCCCGTTTCCGCGAACCCCTGGCAATGCCGATTTCTAA
- a CDS encoding divalent metal cation transporter — MPSQNKPPNSPESRLMESNDNFEQEIAILQAAEKQGGFAKWSLFVRMSGPGWLQGAITLGGGSLAGALYLGVIMGYHLMWLQPLAMILGVIMLSAISYVTLSTGRRPFEAIKTHVSPVLAWAWLLATTIANIVWCLPQFSLGTAALKQNLIPALNNDAGTYIAAIGLLVTATVIVWFYNSGGRGVKIFELILKAMVGIVVLSFFGVVIAMTLRGALPWGEILKGMIPNPKYLFTPVPSMEPAITATGEAADYWRSLIASTQKDNIITAFATAVGINMTFLLPYSMLRKGWRKPHRSLAIFDLSIGLIVPFVLATSCVVIAAASQFHNNPSDVMALVRSDDPVAQKSKEVKDYYSAIDKRLQVVHGDEFASLSADVLTLDQAREALPESEHQLAAMLAGRDNMALAKTLDPLFPGGFAQKLFGIGVLGMALSTIIILMLINGFAFCEMIGVPPEGNMHRLGSMIPAIGVLGPFFWAKAAPALATPTSVIGGAMLPIAYVTFFLLMNCKALLGDAMPRGMARIRWNVLMLLATSVATFASIWGLKDRMMYDFPIGYAALVLIAVLLVLGVVSFFAKNRSMKIEDSPSQREA; from the coding sequence ACCCTTGGGGGCGGCTCGCTCGCTGGAGCGCTCTATTTGGGCGTGATCATGGGCTACCACCTGATGTGGCTTCAGCCTTTGGCGATGATCCTAGGGGTCATCATGCTGTCGGCGATCAGTTACGTAACCCTTTCGACCGGGCGTCGCCCTTTCGAAGCGATCAAAACGCATGTCAGCCCCGTGCTCGCTTGGGCTTGGCTGCTGGCAACCACGATCGCCAATATCGTGTGGTGTTTGCCACAATTTTCGCTCGGTACCGCAGCGTTAAAGCAGAACCTGATCCCCGCCCTCAACAACGACGCGGGGACCTACATCGCCGCGATTGGGCTGTTGGTTACCGCAACGGTGATCGTCTGGTTTTACAACTCAGGCGGCCGCGGTGTAAAAATCTTTGAATTGATCCTCAAAGCGATGGTCGGCATCGTTGTTCTCAGTTTCTTCGGCGTCGTGATCGCGATGACGCTTCGTGGTGCTCTGCCATGGGGAGAAATTTTGAAAGGGATGATTCCAAATCCGAAATACCTGTTCACTCCTGTGCCTTCGATGGAACCGGCGATCACGGCAACCGGAGAAGCGGCTGATTACTGGCGTTCGCTGATCGCCAGCACTCAAAAAGACAACATCATCACCGCTTTTGCGACAGCGGTTGGAATCAACATGACCTTCCTCTTGCCTTATTCCATGCTGCGAAAAGGTTGGCGAAAACCTCATCGCAGCTTGGCGATCTTTGACTTGTCGATCGGCTTGATCGTCCCATTTGTGCTGGCAACCAGCTGCGTGGTCATCGCCGCAGCCAGCCAATTCCACAACAACCCATCGGACGTGATGGCTCTGGTTCGTTCCGACGATCCAGTCGCTCAAAAATCGAAAGAGGTCAAGGACTACTACTCGGCGATCGACAAACGTTTGCAAGTCGTACATGGCGACGAATTTGCCTCGCTGAGCGCAGATGTTTTAACCTTGGATCAAGCCCGCGAAGCCCTCCCAGAATCCGAACATCAATTGGCTGCCATGCTGGCCGGCCGCGACAACATGGCTTTGGCCAAAACGCTCGACCCATTGTTCCCCGGCGGGTTTGCTCAAAAGCTGTTTGGGATCGGGGTCCTCGGGATGGCTTTATCGACCATCATCATCCTGATGCTGATCAATGGATTTGCATTCTGCGAAATGATTGGCGTTCCGCCCGAAGGGAACATGCATCGCCTGGGTTCGATGATCCCTGCGATCGGCGTGCTGGGTCCATTTTTCTGGGCCAAAGCGGCTCCAGCCCTGGCGACTCCAACTTCAGTAATCGGTGGCGCCATGCTGCCGATCGCTTACGTAACGTTCTTCCTACTGATGAACTGCAAAGCACTGCTGGGAGACGCGATGCCACGCGGAATGGCTCGTATTCGCTGGAATGTGCTGATGCTACTGGCGACCAGCGTGGCCACGTTCGCTTCGATCTGGGGATTGAAGGATCGTATGATGTACGATTTCCCAATCGGCTATGCCGCGTTAGTGTTAATAGCCGTTCTACTGGTTCTTGGAGTCGTTTCGTTCTTCGCCAAGAATCGCTCGATGAAAATTGAAGATTCCCCATCGCAACGAGAAGCATGA